The following proteins are co-located in the Chloroflexota bacterium genome:
- a CDS encoding SDR family NAD(P)-dependent oxidoreductase → MNTERKPVAVVIGATSKWQSDGRNTRLIHGTDLDDSDLPVGVRWGVGGAISQKFAQEGFLTVLTTRNASNAAALQAAIGEQGGASIIVELDLSSQESISNAFAQIREEAGEPDVLVYNAGYIDGRDLPPEKELLEHIPFEILETAQHISSSGPFLVVKEVLPAMRERGEGTILFSNNSSSLRGKKRYTGQSLYYPRVLMRTLAQALTEEYSEYGVHVANVVIDGTIDSPGTRATPRAQEQPELLMNPVKIAEAFYYLHTQDRSCWTHELQLTPHPVKPSF, encoded by the coding sequence ATGAATACGGAGCGCAAACCTGTCGCGGTGGTGATTGGCGCGACATCGAAGTGGCAGTCGGACGGGCGCAATACGCGGCTGATTCATGGCACGGATTTGGACGACAGCGACCTGCCCGTCGGCGTGCGCTGGGGCGTTGGCGGCGCAATATCGCAGAAGTTCGCGCAGGAAGGCTTTCTCACCGTGCTCACTACGCGCAACGCATCGAACGCGGCAGCCTTGCAGGCAGCCATCGGCGAACAAGGCGGAGCGAGCATCATCGTCGAGCTTGACCTATCGTCCCAGGAATCCATATCGAATGCCTTCGCGCAGATCCGGGAAGAAGCGGGCGAGCCGGATGTGCTGGTGTACAACGCGGGCTACATCGACGGGCGCGACCTTCCGCCGGAAAAGGAGCTGCTGGAACATATCCCGTTCGAGATACTCGAGACCGCGCAGCACATATCCAGCAGCGGCCCCTTCTTGGTCGTCAAGGAAGTGCTGCCCGCGATGCGAGAGCGCGGCGAGGGGACGATCTTGTTCTCCAACAACTCGTCGTCGCTGCGGGGCAAAAAGCGCTACACGGGGCAGTCGCTGTACTACCCGCGCGTGCTGATGCGCACACTGGCGCAGGCGCTGACGGAAGAGTATTCCGAGTACGGCGTGCATGTCGCCAATGTGGTGATAGACGGCACGATAGACTCACCCGGCACGAGGGCGACGCCGCGCGCGCAGGAACAGCCGGAATTGCTGATGAACCCGGTGAAGATAGCCGAGGCGTTCTACTATCTGCACACGCAAGACAGGTCCTGCTGGACGCACGAATTGCAGCTGACGCCGCATCCGGTGAAACCGAGCTTTTAG
- a CDS encoding ABC transporter substrate-binding protein: MLFRSRARSFALIAALLSIVVVAAIGCAAEPEIVERVVEVEKVVEKEVPVEVVKEVEKEVQVEVVKEVEVEVEKEVEVVKEVEVERVVEKEVEVVREVEKLVQVEVTAVPSLPNLEPQFGGTLRIGFLDQGQLDPMLAGLSQAQSPYGEIAYDSVVMYWYDGEITPWAVESWSSSDDLSQYTFKVRAGNNFHNGNPLTSADIKYTLDRIRAEDSASPLKGQISYIDTIDTPDESTVVLNLGAPNAFLMGDMTDYHARIVPNGIAGETLTGEEYGSGPYVMTSHNPTERTTFEKYTDYWREGRPYADEVVFFYIPEQITRIEALKTGALDVVPTPPIASLGAFAGNPEIRISDTPSADVVVIDMHTAYSHLQGIDGWDKFQGLEDPIFANKNLRKAMQYAVDRDFVVQAAQFGRGSPANDHPVGVNDQYYWDEQPIIKQDIERAKQYLADAGYPDGIEVTLNTSDIGFQLEAALAFKESVAAAGINVEIATHDTASYWEAQWMDPCCPFVTSNWGGRPANAAIDVQLRGGTVWNESFYNNPRLDELLDLAAASPDLDQRKEYFREMQEILIEDVPVLYLAYSPVIWAHRDNVGGVQAHAALAHWLIEEWWLLE; this comes from the coding sequence ATGTTATTTCGGAGTAGGGCAAGGTCGTTTGCCCTGATTGCAGCGCTGCTGTCGATAGTCGTAGTCGCGGCTATTGGCTGCGCCGCCGAGCCTGAAATCGTCGAACGAGTCGTCGAAGTCGAAAAAGTGGTGGAGAAGGAAGTACCTGTCGAGGTGGTGAAGGAAGTCGAGAAAGAAGTACAGGTCGAGGTGGTGAAAGAGGTTGAGGTCGAAGTAGAAAAGGAAGTCGAAGTCGTCAAAGAAGTCGAAGTTGAGAGGGTAGTCGAGAAAGAAGTCGAAGTCGTACGTGAAGTCGAGAAGCTTGTGCAGGTAGAGGTAACAGCCGTTCCCTCGCTGCCCAACCTAGAGCCGCAGTTTGGTGGCACGCTTCGCATCGGCTTTTTGGATCAGGGACAGCTAGACCCCATGCTTGCCGGCCTTTCTCAAGCGCAGTCGCCATACGGCGAAATCGCTTACGACAGCGTTGTCATGTACTGGTACGATGGTGAGATTACCCCTTGGGCCGTTGAGTCTTGGTCTTCTAGCGACGACCTGTCTCAGTACACCTTCAAGGTGCGCGCAGGCAACAATTTTCACAACGGCAACCCGCTCACTTCAGCCGACATAAAATATACGCTCGACCGCATCAGAGCGGAAGATTCGGCGTCGCCGCTGAAGGGGCAAATTTCCTACATTGATACGATTGACACGCCTGACGAAAGCACGGTCGTGCTTAACTTGGGCGCGCCCAACGCCTTCCTAATGGGGGACATGACCGACTATCATGCCCGGATTGTGCCGAACGGAATCGCAGGCGAAACTCTCACTGGTGAAGAGTACGGTTCCGGTCCCTATGTGATGACATCGCACAACCCTACCGAGCGTACGACATTCGAGAAGTACACCGACTACTGGCGTGAGGGCAGGCCCTACGCCGACGAGGTCGTCTTCTTCTACATACCGGAGCAGATTACTCGCATAGAGGCGCTTAAGACCGGTGCGCTAGATGTGGTGCCGACTCCTCCGATAGCCTCACTTGGCGCGTTTGCGGGCAACCCCGAAATCCGTATATCCGACACTCCTTCGGCGGATGTGGTCGTCATAGACATGCATACGGCATACTCCCACCTTCAAGGCATAGATGGCTGGGACAAATTCCAAGGCTTGGAAGACCCGATATTCGCCAACAAGAACCTGCGTAAGGCGATGCAGTACGCCGTTGACCGAGACTTCGTAGTCCAGGCGGCGCAGTTCGGGCGAGGCTCGCCGGCAAACGACCACCCCGTCGGCGTCAACGACCAGTATTACTGGGACGAGCAGCCCATAATCAAGCAGGACATCGAAAGAGCAAAGCAGTATCTCGCCGATGCGGGCTATCCCGACGGCATCGAGGTAACGCTGAACACTTCCGACATCGGCTTCCAGCTTGAGGCGGCGCTGGCGTTCAAAGAGTCCGTCGCAGCGGCGGGCATCAATGTGGAAATCGCCACACACGACACCGCTTCGTACTGGGAAGCTCAGTGGATGGATCCTTGCTGCCCGTTCGTAACGAGCAACTGGGGCGGCAGGCCCGCCAATGCTGCGATAGATGTGCAGCTCAGAGGCGGCACCGTCTGGAACGAGTCGTTCTACAACAACCCGCGCCTTGACGAGTTGCTTGACCTTGCGGCGGCGTCCCCGGACCTGGACCAGCGTAAGGAGTATTTCCGCGAAATGCAGGAAATCCTGATCGAGGATGTGCCTGTGCTTTACCTGGCATACTCCCCCGTAATCTGGGCGCACCGCGACAATGTTGGCGGAGTGCAAGCGCATGCCGCGCTCGCCCACTGGCTGATAGAAGAGTGGTGGCTCCTAGAGTAA
- a CDS encoding DUF104 domain-containing protein yields the protein MKTTVRARYTNGALTPLEPVELKEGDEVTLSIDDTPQLSKEERIKHLMAAAGGWKGLHDPDEFKQMIYQARIDGSRHTPKP from the coding sequence ATGAAAACGACGGTGAGGGCGAGATACACCAACGGCGCGCTCACGCCGCTTGAACCCGTCGAGTTGAAAGAAGGGGATGAAGTAACCCTGTCTATCGACGATACGCCGCAACTCTCGAAAGAGGAACGTATCAAGCATCTTATGGCGGCTGCCGGGGGATGGAAGGGGTTGCACGACCCCGACGAGTTTAAGCAGATGATATATCAGGCGCGCATTGATGGTTCACGACACACTCCCAAGCCGTAA
- the mftG gene encoding mycofactocin system GMC family oxidoreductase MftG: MGRGYDHIIVGAGSAGAVLAARLSENDDRAVLLIEAGADYPAQRRMPDAVKYIYGTDTTIWEGEQIWHYRARATDRAYIDIPRGRVTGGSSAVNDAQFLRAMPDDFDRWASRGNSEWSYDKVLPYLRKLEADRDFADNFHGADGPIVAHRHQPGEWEPQQQAFYQACIDAGFADCPDHNKPNSTGVGPLAFNIDDRLRVSTAIAYLDPARDRAGLTIMPNCEVHGVVFEGRRAVGVRGIGEQGEFTAHGDEVILCAGAIGSPHILALSGVGPVEQLRRLSIPVVQDIPGVGHNLRDHPDVPMSWRTRDGFPLNTNQVATGTVTLRFTATDSPHDNDIVIYMGNYAADRPMRGQDNLRPTGIGVSLCLYLAESYGEMRLRSRNPAQQPYLDFNLLDHPFDRKRVREALRLCADLFRHDAFGGIVERRIAPGDDVLRDDSALDAWMKREVVTAHHVSSTCKMGPADDPQAVVDQYGKVHGIEGLRVIDASIMPDTVRANLNLTVIGMAERAVDFIR; this comes from the coding sequence ATGGGTAGGGGATACGATCACATCATCGTTGGCGCCGGGTCTGCGGGCGCGGTGCTTGCCGCGCGGCTGAGCGAGAACGACGACCGCGCCGTGCTGCTGATAGAGGCTGGCGCGGACTATCCGGCGCAGCGGCGCATGCCCGATGCTGTGAAGTACATCTACGGCACGGACACGACCATCTGGGAAGGCGAGCAGATTTGGCACTACCGCGCCCGCGCGACTGACCGTGCCTATATCGACATCCCGCGCGGCAGGGTTACCGGCGGTTCGAGCGCGGTCAACGATGCGCAATTTCTGCGCGCAATGCCCGACGATTTCGACAGATGGGCGAGCCGGGGCAACTCAGAGTGGAGCTACGACAAGGTTCTGCCGTATCTACGCAAGCTCGAAGCCGACCGGGACTTCGCTGACAATTTCCACGGCGCGGATGGACCCATCGTCGCGCACCGGCATCAGCCCGGCGAGTGGGAGCCGCAGCAGCAGGCGTTCTATCAGGCGTGCATCGACGCGGGCTTCGCGGACTGCCCTGACCACAACAAGCCGAACTCGACGGGCGTCGGACCGCTGGCGTTCAACATCGACGACCGCCTGCGTGTCAGCACTGCGATAGCGTACCTAGACCCGGCTCGCGACCGCGCAGGGCTGACCATTATGCCCAACTGCGAGGTGCACGGCGTCGTCTTCGAGGGCAGGCGCGCGGTTGGCGTTCGCGGCATCGGCGAACAGGGCGAGTTCACCGCGCACGGCGACGAAGTGATATTGTGCGCCGGCGCGATAGGCTCGCCGCACATCCTAGCGCTATCCGGAGTGGGACCGGTAGAGCAGCTGCGGCGATTGAGCATTCCGGTCGTGCAAGACATTCCCGGCGTTGGACACAATCTGCGCGACCATCCGGATGTGCCAATGTCTTGGCGCACGCGCGACGGATTCCCGCTGAACACGAACCAGGTCGCCACCGGCACGGTTACGCTGCGCTTTACGGCGACGGATTCGCCACATGACAACGACATCGTGATTTACATGGGCAACTACGCGGCGGACCGACCAATGCGCGGGCAGGACAACCTGCGTCCCACCGGCATTGGCGTGAGCCTGTGCCTGTATCTCGCGGAGAGTTACGGCGAGATGCGATTGCGCTCTCGCAATCCGGCGCAGCAGCCGTACCTCGACTTCAACCTGCTCGACCATCCCTTCGACAGGAAGCGCGTCCGAGAGGCGCTTAGGCTGTGCGCGGACCTGTTCCGCCACGATGCTTTCGGCGGCATAGTGGAGCGGCGCATTGCGCCCGGCGACGATGTGCTGCGCGACGATAGCGCACTGGACGCGTGGATGAAGCGTGAAGTCGTTACCGCGCACCATGTATCCAGCACATGCAAGATGGGTCCGGCGGACGACCCGCAAGCCGTCGTTGACCAATACGGCAAAGTACACGGCATCGAGGGGCTGCGCGTGATAGATGCATCCATTATGCCCGACACCGTCCGCGCCAACCTCAACCTGACCGTCATAGGCATGGCAGAACGCGCGGTGGACTTTATCAGATAA
- a CDS encoding SRPBCC family protein: protein MNFDVQSNLAAVERSVAALERDGQPAGAVTLSRSFDAAIEDVWDGVTNAERISRWFTPVSGNLELGGRFQLEGNASGTITACERLSHFAVTWEFGGDMSWVDVSLEATEEEQVRLTLTHTAILSAHWDEYGPGAAGVGWEWGLLGLAIHLERPIEPMPGAAEFVASDSGRAFFAGSSDGWAIAAIAAGTDADIAHAAARRTTAFYTGE, encoded by the coding sequence ATGAACTTCGACGTACAATCTAATCTCGCTGCAGTGGAGCGCTCGGTGGCGGCGCTAGAGCGCGATGGGCAGCCGGCCGGCGCGGTTACGCTGTCCCGCAGTTTTGACGCGGCAATCGAGGACGTGTGGGACGGGGTTACGAATGCCGAACGGATTTCCCGCTGGTTCACCCCGGTGAGCGGAAATCTGGAGCTTGGTGGACGCTTCCAGTTGGAAGGCAATGCCAGCGGCACAATCACGGCGTGCGAACGGCTGTCGCATTTCGCCGTAACCTGGGAGTTCGGCGGCGATATGAGTTGGGTTGATGTCAGTCTGGAAGCCACGGAAGAAGAGCAAGTTCGCCTGACGCTCACGCATACGGCTATCCTGTCAGCGCACTGGGACGAGTACGGGCCGGGCGCTGCCGGAGTCGGCTGGGAGTGGGGTCTGCTGGGACTCGCGATTCACCTGGAGCGGCCGATAGAGCCAATGCCGGGCGCGGCGGAATTTGTCGCTTCAGACTCTGGCAGGGCGTTCTTCGCAGGCAGCAGCGACGGCTGGGCGATAGCGGCGATAGCGGCTGGGACTGATGCTGATATAGCGCATGCGGCTGCGAGGCGCACGACCGCGTTCTATACGGGCGAATAA
- a CDS encoding type II toxin-antitoxin system VapC family toxin codes for MVHDTLPSRNDIRYLVDSDWAIDHMHQRERVVNRVRELAPFGLGISIVSLGELYEGEFNSTDPETEARTLRTFLNGVEVIPLDDAICRIFARERSRLRASGTLIGDMDILIGATALRYDLTLLSNNRRHFERLEGLSIISA; via the coding sequence ATGGTTCACGACACACTCCCAAGCCGTAACGATATACGGTATCTGGTTGATTCGGATTGGGCTATCGACCACATGCACCAGCGAGAGCGGGTTGTGAATCGCGTCAGGGAACTTGCGCCCTTCGGATTGGGAATCAGCATCGTATCGCTTGGCGAACTCTACGAGGGCGAATTCAATTCCACTGACCCGGAGACTGAGGCCCGTACACTGCGAACTTTCCTCAACGGTGTGGAAGTCATACCGTTGGACGACGCGATTTGCCGCATATTCGCTCGTGAGCGAAGCCGCCTTAGAGCGTCGGGAACGCTTATCGGCGACATGGATATTCTAATTGGCGCAACAGCGCTGCGCTATGACCTGACGCTGCTTTCCAACAATCGCAGGCACTTCGAGCGGCTTGAAGGGCTGAGTATCATATCGGCATGA
- a CDS encoding diphosphate--fructose-6-phosphate 1-phosphotransferase, with protein MLNSQNILIMQSGGCTPVLNRSLYGIVREALSHSGDFREMYGARYGMEGILAGDLIDLRRTPSDEWRRIADTPGAVLGSTRRKMRADDVQPILDTLRRHNIGCWFIIGGNDSATTGHAVGQAAESAGMDIAVINIPKTIDNDLVLTDHSPGYGSAARFVAFATMGAGRDAESMGIASPITVIEVMGRDAGWLAAASAFAKRDDRDAPHFIGLPEVALDETRFLDCMEDTYRRHGLAVAVVAENIRTPDGKPVGEQGEPYYTDDFGHPYYEGPAKHLAALVSARLGVRARHEKPGTIQRSMMACISRTDAQEAEQVGRAAVQHALAGDRDIIVTLERARGDDYACTTGVAPLNAVGGKVKTMPPEYIDPDSNFVTPAFLDYARPLLGDALPVYGRLR; from the coding sequence ATGTTAAACTCCCAAAACATCCTGATAATGCAGTCCGGCGGCTGCACGCCCGTGCTCAACCGCAGCTTGTATGGAATCGTGCGGGAGGCGTTGTCGCACTCCGGCGATTTCCGCGAGATGTACGGCGCGCGCTACGGCATGGAAGGCATACTCGCCGGCGATTTGATAGACCTGCGCCGCACGCCATCGGACGAATGGCGGCGCATCGCGGATACGCCGGGCGCCGTTCTCGGCTCGACTCGCCGCAAGATGCGCGCTGACGATGTGCAGCCCATCCTAGACACGCTGCGAAGGCACAACATCGGCTGCTGGTTCATTATAGGCGGCAACGACTCCGCCACTACGGGACACGCCGTAGGGCAAGCGGCGGAATCCGCAGGCATGGATATTGCCGTCATCAACATCCCCAAGACGATAGACAACGACCTTGTGCTGACTGACCACAGCCCCGGCTACGGCAGCGCGGCGCGGTTTGTTGCGTTCGCCACGATGGGCGCCGGACGAGACGCCGAGTCGATGGGAATAGCATCGCCGATAACCGTCATCGAAGTGATGGGCAGGGACGCCGGCTGGCTCGCCGCAGCGTCCGCATTTGCCAAGCGCGACGACCGAGATGCGCCGCACTTCATCGGCTTGCCGGAAGTCGCGCTGGACGAAACGCGCTTCCTGGATTGCATGGAAGACACCTACCGCAGGCACGGACTAGCCGTCGCCGTAGTCGCCGAGAACATCCGCACACCGGACGGCAAGCCGGTAGGCGAACAGGGCGAGCCGTACTACACCGACGATTTCGGGCATCCATACTACGAAGGACCTGCCAAGCATCTCGCCGCGCTGGTGAGCGCGCGGCTTGGCGTTCGGGCGCGCCACGAAAAGCCGGGCACGATACAGCGTTCCATGATGGCATGTATATCGCGCACGGACGCGCAGGAAGCCGAGCAAGTCGGCCGCGCCGCAGTGCAGCATGCACTCGCCGGCGACCGCGACATCATTGTAACGCTAGAACGCGCGCGCGGCGACGACTACGCCTGCACCACCGGCGTCGCGCCGCTAAACGCCGTCGGCGGCAAAGTCAAGACAATGCCGCCCGAATACATCGACCCGGACAGCAACTTCGTAACGCCCGCCTTCCTGGACTACGCCCGCCCGCTGCTTGGCGATGCGCTGCCGGTGTATGGCAGGTTGCGGTAG
- a CDS encoding ABC transporter substrate-binding protein — MSASAFKSIIALGLLAATLVACGIQDASQDMPYRIGVMESLTGPGETYGTMANQVKQMALDEINAAGGIDGRMLEFVIEDSQCSAQGAIAAYRKLTDVDGIKIILGTSCSGAMLGAAPLAEADGTILFSGLASNPDIANAGDYIFRTQISDVQTGIDTGNTLWADGIRTLATITESTDYAEGIRRTSVDQFKKRGGTVVAEERYSSDITDFRTQLEKMFAANPDAVHIAPQSEFSAGTIIKQARELGYDGPIYAETVTVGATSMEIAGDAATGLKAITADLDPANGKGQEVLANFRERYGYIVFPWHMGSAYDDVYIAAECLKQTQDDQDADGFRDCMYDITWSGAIGDNYSFDEQGEVVGLSRVVVEVLPTSERTEDKIYKVLGPAPGE, encoded by the coding sequence ATGTCGGCATCAGCTTTCAAGAGTATCATTGCTCTGGGATTGTTGGCTGCGACGCTCGTGGCGTGCGGCATCCAAGATGCTTCGCAGGACATGCCGTATAGGATCGGGGTCATGGAGTCGCTGACCGGACCCGGCGAGACCTACGGCACTATGGCAAATCAGGTCAAGCAGATGGCGCTCGACGAGATTAACGCAGCGGGCGGGATAGACGGGCGGATGCTGGAGTTCGTCATCGAAGACTCGCAGTGCAGCGCACAGGGGGCTATCGCCGCATACAGGAAGCTTACCGATGTGGACGGCATCAAGATTATCCTGGGGACATCGTGCAGCGGCGCAATGCTCGGCGCTGCGCCACTGGCAGAAGCGGACGGAACCATCCTCTTCTCCGGGCTTGCGAGCAACCCGGATATCGCCAACGCCGGCGACTACATCTTCCGCACGCAGATTAGCGATGTGCAGACTGGCATCGACACCGGAAACACCCTGTGGGCGGACGGCATCCGCACGCTGGCGACCATCACCGAGTCCACTGACTACGCAGAGGGTATCAGACGCACATCGGTCGATCAGTTCAAAAAGCGCGGCGGAACGGTCGTTGCCGAAGAGCGCTATTCGTCCGATATAACAGACTTTCGCACGCAGCTGGAGAAGATGTTCGCGGCGAACCCGGATGCGGTCCACATTGCGCCCCAATCCGAGTTCTCGGCTGGCACCATCATCAAGCAGGCGCGCGAGCTGGGCTACGATGGTCCAATTTACGCGGAGACCGTAACCGTGGGCGCAACATCCATGGAGATAGCCGGTGACGCTGCTACCGGCTTGAAGGCAATCACCGCCGACCTTGACCCCGCCAATGGCAAAGGGCAAGAAGTCCTAGCCAACTTCCGCGAGCGCTACGGCTACATCGTCTTCCCTTGGCATATGGGCTCCGCATACGACGATGTCTATATCGCCGCCGAGTGTCTGAAGCAGACGCAAGACGACCAAGATGCGGACGGCTTCCGCGACTGCATGTACGACATCACTTGGAGCGGCGCCATTGGCGACAACTACAGCTTCGACGAACAAGGAGAAGTGGTGGGTTTGTCGCGCGTGGTCGTGGAGGTGCTGCCCACATCGGAGCGCACCGAAGACAAGATATACAAGGTTCTGGGACCTGCCCCGGGTGAGTAG
- a CDS encoding TetR/AcrR family transcriptional regulator, producing MVVRSRRPTSVRRREIIDAARLLITGHGMQSLTIGNLARAVGVSEGAIYRHFSGKKRILAGVIEDIDSKLTQRIDLIDGDPDSGLTRLGQVLHHNVAPSTLTGVSYLVIAEVLMNGDDELRDLMQACIDRHLSMIEAQLTVGVQKGEVSDSVDLRAAALQFYGLIQAVNTLNHFGSEDYPVGDSHQLWEIFKHGVSSR from the coding sequence ATGGTTGTCAGATCCCGCCGCCCTACCAGCGTAAGAAGACGCGAAATCATTGACGCCGCGCGCCTGCTGATAACCGGACACGGCATGCAGTCGCTGACGATTGGTAATCTGGCGCGCGCCGTGGGCGTCAGCGAAGGCGCGATATATCGCCACTTCAGCGGCAAAAAGCGCATACTCGCCGGCGTTATCGAAGACATCGACAGCAAGCTCACGCAGCGCATCGACCTCATCGACGGCGACCCGGACTCCGGTCTGACGCGACTAGGGCAGGTGCTGCACCACAATGTCGCGCCGTCCACGCTGACGGGCGTATCGTACCTCGTTATCGCGGAAGTGCTGATGAACGGCGACGACGAGCTGCGAGACCTGATGCAAGCGTGCATAGACCGGCACTTGTCGATGATAGAGGCGCAGCTTACCGTGGGCGTGCAGAAGGGCGAAGTCAGCGACAGCGTTGACCTGCGCGCCGCCGCATTGCAGTTCTACGGGCTGATACAGGCGGTCAACACGCTCAACCACTTCGGCAGCGAAGACTACCCCGTGGGCGATAGCCACCAGCTCTGGGAGATATTCAAGCACGGCGTATCCAGCCGGTAA
- a CDS encoding ABC transporter substrate-binding protein, producing the protein MRNILIVPLAILLAIAALACSRAEPESVVFMNGYKAQANLPVVSVYVAQEKGYFAEQGLDVEIRHASSGEHLQLLMSGDVDFSTADAPSVLKRRSDPGLPIVAFALFGQRGQQGFLALKDSGIASPTDWEGRIFGYKVSIPPDYLAIVDAEQVDRSAVQEVRVGFDPRVLTEGQVDVLAVFKSNEPNTVRRMGFDVTLWDPADYGVPTLGLTYITREELANADSDKVERFLKATMRALEFARDNREEAIEIVMKYAPEEDPAHQRYMLDTEFEDAISPLTDARGLGQMSPEQWQALYDHLTAHEALPKPFDYNTAFSTDFLDAIYDDGDLQWP; encoded by the coding sequence TTGCGAAACATTCTAATAGTCCCATTAGCCATCCTGCTCGCCATAGCCGCGCTCGCCTGCTCGCGGGCAGAACCGGAAAGTGTAGTCTTCATGAACGGCTACAAGGCGCAGGCGAACTTGCCTGTGGTGTCCGTGTATGTCGCGCAGGAGAAGGGCTACTTTGCGGAACAAGGGCTTGATGTTGAAATCCGCCATGCGTCCAGCGGCGAGCATCTGCAACTGCTGATGTCGGGCGATGTCGATTTCAGCACGGCGGACGCGCCTTCCGTGCTGAAGCGCAGGTCTGACCCAGGATTGCCGATTGTCGCGTTCGCGCTCTTTGGGCAGCGCGGGCAGCAAGGCTTTCTCGCGCTGAAAGACAGCGGCATCGCATCTCCTACCGACTGGGAAGGCAGGATATTCGGCTACAAGGTGTCCATCCCGCCCGACTATCTTGCCATCGTGGATGCGGAACAGGTTGACCGCAGCGCCGTGCAGGAAGTGCGCGTCGGCTTTGATCCGCGCGTGCTTACCGAAGGTCAGGTCGATGTGCTCGCCGTGTTTAAGTCCAATGAGCCGAACACCGTCAGGCGCATGGGCTTCGATGTAACACTGTGGGACCCGGCAGACTATGGCGTGCCCACGCTTGGATTGACATACATCACGCGCGAGGAACTGGCGAACGCCGATTCGGACAAGGTCGAACGCTTCCTGAAGGCGACGATGCGAGCGCTCGAATTCGCGCGCGACAACCGCGAAGAAGCAATCGAAATCGTGATGAAGTACGCGCCGGAAGAAGACCCCGCGCACCAGCGATACATGCTCGACACCGAGTTCGAGGACGCCATAAGCCCGCTGACGGATGCGCGCGGCTTGGGGCAGATGTCGCCGGAGCAGTGGCAGGCGCTCTACGACCACCTGACCGCGCACGAAGCGCTGCCCAAGCCCTTCGACTACAACACCGCCTTCAGCACCGACTTCTTAGACGCCATCTACGACGACGGCGATTTGCAGTGGCCATAG
- a CDS encoding LLM class flavin-dependent oxidoreductase: MDVGMMMIYSSYGWEDGSDGRMWEEELRLAEIAADSGFDCLWSAEHHFNDYSFVPDNLQLMTHLAARHPDIDVGTAAVILPWHNPLRVAENAAVLDLLSGGRLRLGFGRGLARREFEAFGMSMDESRERFDEAAPMIVEALNTGFIEGDGKYYKQERTEIRPRPQHPFDGRIYAVAASDESVLSAAKLGAHIIMFADRPWEMRMPGIERGRALHREFHGTEPPNLMLTEFAICGTDLEQTENEARQYQGKFVESNFYHYEFLGDHFKSVKGYNAYQQKADMARAAGLEGAVEGFMKAASWGTPDKILRGLEDRRAIVGDFELNVAFRFGGIPLDIAERSLKLFAKEVLPVLKSW, encoded by the coding sequence ATGGATGTAGGAATGATGATGATCTATTCCAGCTACGGCTGGGAAGATGGCTCGGACGGTCGGATGTGGGAGGAGGAGCTGCGACTCGCCGAAATCGCGGCTGATTCAGGCTTCGATTGTCTGTGGTCGGCGGAGCATCACTTCAACGACTATTCCTTCGTGCCGGACAACCTCCAGTTGATGACGCACCTCGCGGCACGGCATCCTGACATAGACGTGGGCACGGCAGCAGTCATACTCCCTTGGCACAATCCGCTGCGCGTGGCTGAGAACGCTGCCGTACTAGACCTGCTGAGTGGCGGACGGCTGCGGCTGGGATTCGGCAGAGGTCTGGCGCGACGTGAATTCGAAGCCTTCGGCATGAGCATGGACGAATCGCGCGAACGCTTCGACGAGGCGGCGCCGATGATAGTCGAAGCGCTCAACACGGGCTTTATCGAAGGCGATGGGAAATACTACAAGCAGGAGCGAACGGAGATACGTCCTCGTCCGCAGCACCCGTTCGACGGGCGCATCTACGCCGTCGCCGCCAGCGACGAGTCCGTTCTTTCAGCTGCCAAACTTGGGGCGCACATCATCATGTTCGCCGACCGTCCATGGGAGATGAGGATGCCGGGCATCGAGCGCGGCAGGGCATTACACCGCGAGTTTCACGGCACCGAGCCGCCAAACCTGATGCTCACCGAGTTCGCGATATGCGGCACAGACCTTGAGCAGACCGAGAATGAAGCCCGGCAGTACCAAGGCAAGTTCGTGGAAAGCAACTTCTACCACTACGAGTTTCTGGGTGATCACTTCAAGTCTGTAAAGGGTTACAACGCGTACCAGCAGAAGGCAGATATGGCGCGCGCAGCCGGACTCGAAGGCGCAGTTGAAGGTTTCATGAAAGCTGCCAGCTGGGGCACACCGGACAAGATACTGCGGGGACTGGAAGATCGCAGGGCAATCGTAGGCGACTTCGAGCTAAACGTCGCCTTCCGCTTCGGCGGCATCCCGCTGGACATTGCGGAGCGGAGCCTCAAGCTTTTTGCGAAGGAAGTGCTGCCGGTATTGAAGTCGTGGTGA